The following are from one region of the Senegalia massiliensis genome:
- a CDS encoding IclR family transcriptional regulator produces MNDINIITMVDRAMNIIEYIYNNTEEVGVSTISKDLDLPKATVFRILSTLEKWDAVEKVNDDGKYILGKSHIKYGEKSKNQFDIVSISTPYMKKLSEDIGETINLGMKYKDNILILKSIEGESSILVSKLIPITPLHCSSIGKLFLAEFTDKELSEYFNSNISKRTINTITNVQQFNYDKRNIIDTSIAHDNEEYEYGLTCLASPIKDKNEDINAGISISGPTTRLQYKNLEFLEDKLKSTTEAISTELKLI; encoded by the coding sequence ATGAATGATATAAATATAATAACAATGGTAGATAGAGCTATGAATATAATTGAGTATATTTATAATAATACTGAAGAAGTTGGTGTATCTACTATTTCTAAAGACTTAGATTTACCTAAAGCTACTGTCTTTAGAATTTTATCTACACTTGAAAAATGGGATGCAGTAGAAAAAGTAAATGATGATGGTAAGTATATACTAGGAAAATCTCATATTAAATATGGGGAGAAATCAAAAAACCAATTTGATATAGTATCTATTTCAACTCCATATATGAAAAAACTTTCTGAAGATATAGGAGAGACTATAAATCTAGGAATGAAATATAAAGATAATATTTTAATTTTAAAAAGTATTGAAGGTGAGTCTTCTATATTAGTTTCAAAATTAATACCTATAACGCCTCTTCATTGTTCTTCTATTGGTAAATTATTTTTAGCGGAATTTACTGACAAAGAACTTAGTGAGTATTTTAATTCAAATATTTCTAAAAGAACTATCAATACTATAACCAATGTACAACAATTTAATTATGATAAACGAAATATTATAGATACCTCTATTGCTCATGATAACGAAGAATATGAATATGGATTAACTTGTCTTGCAAGTCCTATAAAAGATAAAAATGAAGATATAAATGCAGGAATTAGTATATCTGGTCCTACTACAAGACTACAATATAAAAATTTAGAATTCTTAGAAGATAAGTTAAAATCTACTACAGAAGCTATCTCAACTGAATTAAAATTAATATAA